A genome region from Gouania willdenowi chromosome 9, fGouWil2.1, whole genome shotgun sequence includes the following:
- the LOC114469665 gene encoding progonadoliberin-1-like, whose protein sequence is MHNRMAAQTLALWLMLVGTVMLQGCCQHWSYGLSPGGKRELSPFTDTLNNQRPEAFSHVDHSCSVRAEVSPFTKLYRLKELGSLTDRRNGRRAHKRRVCEN, encoded by the exons ATGCACAACAG aATGGCTGCACAGACTTTGGCTCTGTGGCTGATGCTTGTGGGGACTGTAATGCTGCAGGGCTGCTGTCAGCACTGGTCATATGGACTGAGTCCAGGAGGAAAGAGAGAACTGAGCCCCTTTACAGACACACTCAACAAT CAGAGACCTGAGGCTTTTTCCCATGTGGACCATTCGTGCAGTGTTCGTGCAGAGGTATCCCCCTTCACCAAATTGTACCGACTGAAAGAACTT GGGAGTTTGACTGACAGAAGAAATGGACGCAGAGCTCACAAAAGAAGAGTGTGTGAAAATTAA